A genome region from Pieris brassicae chromosome W, ilPieBrab1.1, whole genome shotgun sequence includes the following:
- the LOC123718333 gene encoding uncharacterized protein LOC123718333, with translation MSVNMLNTVELTSQEAAWYLLREPMSRSSVSIVYIPTVWPIERQRIRRTQKELDELNIDEDSTSIWKENWFDKYEKRPQEMEELSLAQFVANFTKNSQGDYIRRKQQRIIRYRNYDIASDINEYKREMVTLHIPFRNEEFEILEEMKFIRIYDENENQILERRKEFESDLDINKTIELCRKLCRENEEADDDDEIHDIATRFPEINPFQTLYDNPNSDVNSDLRLATLNKLGAIAKRKENLMPNDQYYELMKMANQQQKELLMHVIYNLQLEDPPPLQIFFTGPAGCGKTFVIKLLMEIYNRYSESDGFCNAYIACASTGKAAVAINGTTVHTALKISLSKLLPLSIEVAQQYRSLFKYVRVLIIDEISMIGAELLSQIDSRLKQITGNFKVHFGGLDIILIGDLRQLPPVRATPIYKQIKRQIAGSTLWRGLKFFELNEVMRQANQSFATILTKIGNGQLLDQEELDLIESRIYSEEEAERLCPDGIRLFFNNHSVAEYNNKILNSIEEKVNSEATDIYIGCRNVEQQTSMRQKLHKMSTIDTGGLPYQITLVLNKPYMITTNIDVSDGLANGATGKLIFIEYNDKGEIGRLWLEFPESPKIGEKLRRKAAASIQKNNLHPLAVPIDRRTSSIPLVPNKTVIVKRNHFPLVSACAMTIHKSQGATFGEIVYEYDKSHVQQLLYVALSRVTSINGLYLVSKKNDKKFYHGRRASVSTIDLQHEFRRLNLNRLETITNVLYDFLNKRKGMSLFTFNCQSLRAHVQDLQHDNIVSSSNFLILSETWMNNEDIVDIPNFNIVVNYKRPRTRAGGVAIYHNVNDGARVVTPQMDLNAQQLESLSVQLSKVGEICACESRNDQGDLILIVAIYIFPNQSIKSVIEFIHENLIKYTPEVSRILKKNYDKIPMILSGDFNINFASDTALPLIEFLDTTFYLKMCNNRTQSTTRSKTVIDAVFQRYIN, from the coding sequence ATGAGTGTTAATATGCTCAACACCGTTGAATTAACAAGCCAGGAAGCAGCGTGGTACCTTCTTCGTGAACCTATGTCTAGAAGTTCAGTCTCCATAGTTTATATTCCCACCGTTTGGCCTATTGAACGACAGCGTATTAGACGAACACAAAAAGAATTAGATGAATTAAATATCGATGAAGATTCAACAAGTATTTGGAAGGAAAACTGGTTTGATAAATACGAGAAGCGGCCACAAGAAATGGAAGAATTATCACTTGCACAATTCGTTgctaattttactaaaaattcGCAAGGTGATTATATTCGTCGAAAGCAACAACGCATCATTCGTTATAGGAATTATGACATAGCCTCAGATATAAATGAGTATAAAAGAGAAATGGTGACTTTGCATATCCCATTTCGGAATGAAGAATTCGAGATTCTGGAAGAGATGAAATTTATTAGGATTTACGACGAAAATGAAAATCAAATTCTAGAGCGACGTAAAGAGTTTGAATCTGACTTagacattaataaaactatagagCTATGCCGAAAACTATGTCGCGAAAATGAAGAAGCAGACGATGACGATGAGATTCATGATATTGCCACTAGATTTCCAGAAATTAATCCATTCCAAACGCTATATGACAATCCGAATTCGGATGTAAACAGTGATTTACGTCTCGCAACCCTAAATAAACTTGGTGCCATTGCAAAAcggaaagaaaatttaatgcCTAACGACCAATATTATGAGCTGATGAAAATGGCAAACCAACAACAAAAGGAACTTTTGATGCACGTCATTTACAATCTTCAGTTGGAAGATCCTCCTCCgctgcaaatattttttacaggaCCAGCTGGATGTGgtaaaacatttgttattaaattattaatggaaATTTATAATCGATATTCTGAAAGTGATGGGTTTTGTAATGCTTATATCGCTTGTGCTTCTACTGGTAAAGCTGCTGTGGCTATCAATGGGACAACAGTACACACTGCACTGAAGATAAGTCTTTCAAAGTTGCTTCCTTTATCAATTGAAGTAGCCCAACAATATAGatcactttttaaatatgttcgtgTATTGATTATCGATGAAATTAGTATGATTGGAGCCGAGTTGTTGTCCCAAATAGATTCAAGGTTAAAGCAAATCACCGGTAATTTTAAAGTCCATTTTGGTGGAttagatataattttgattgGTGATCTACGTCAACTACCGCCAGTTCGTGCTACCccaatttacaaacaaataaaacgaCAAATAGCAGGTTCAACACTATGGCGAGGGTTGAAATTTTTCGAACTAAACGAAGTTATGCGACAAGCTAATCAAAGTTTTGcaacaatattaacaaaaattggTAATGGACAGTTGTTAGATCAGGAAGAGCTAGATTTAATTGAGTCACGGATTTACTCTGAAGAAGAAGCTGAGAGACTTTGTCCAGACGGTATAcgattgttttttaataatcattcaGTTGCtgaatacaacaataaaattttgaattctaTAGAAGAAAAAGTGAATTCAGAGGCAactgatatatatattggatGTAGAAATGTTGAACAGCAAACTTCTATGCgtcaaaaattacataaaatgtcAACTATTGATACAGGAGGTTTGCCATATCAAATTACATTGGTTTTGAACAAACCATACATGATAACAACTAACATCGATGTATCAGATGGATTAGCAAATGGTGCGAcgggaaaattaattttcattgaaTATAATGACAAAGGAGAGATAGGTCGTTTATGGCTAGAATTTccagaatctccaaaaatcgGAGAAAAATTGAGAAGAAAGGCAGCGGCatcaattcaaaaaaataatcttcatCCACTGGCAGTACCAATAGATCGCAGAACATCATCTATACCACTAGTACCTAATAAAACCGTTATTGTAAAACGTAATCATTTCCCATTAGTCTCTGCATGTGCAATGACGATTCACAAGTCCCAGGGAGCTACTTTTGGTGAGATTGTATATGAATATGATAAATCACACGTTCAACAACTCCTGTACGTCGCATTATCACGAGTTACATCAATAAACGGCTTATATCtcgtttcaaaaaaaaatgataaaaaattttaCCATGGCCGAAGAGCGTCAGTATCTACAATTGATCTACAACATGAATTTCGAAGGCTGAACTTGAATCGACTTGAGACaattacaaatgttttatatgatttcttaaataaaagaaaagggATGTCACTGTTTACCTTTAACTGTCAAAGCTTACGAGCTCATGTACAAGATCTGCAACATGACAATATAGTGTCATCgtcaaattttttaattctttcgGAGACATGGATGAATAATGAAGATATTGTAGACattccaaattttaatattgttgttaATTACAAAAGACCACGTACGAGGGCAGGCGGAGTAGCAATTTATCACAACGTAAATGATGGAGCCCGTGTTGTTACGCCACAAATGGATCTCAATGCACAACAGCTAGAATCATTGTCTGTTCAGCTTTCGAAAGTTGGAGAAATATGTGCCTGTGAGAGCAGAAATGACCAAGGAGATTTAATTTTGATCGTAGCAATTTACATCTTTCCCAACCAATCAATAAAATCAGTTATTGAATTTATACATGAAAATTTGATCAAATATACCCCAGAGGTATCGCGAATTCTCAAAAAGAATTATGATAAAATTCCGATGATTTTAAGTGGggattttaacataaattttgcATCAGATACAGCGCTTCCTTTGATTGAGTTTCTCgatacaacattttatttaaaaatgtgtaacAATCGCACTCAATCAACTACAAGATCAAAAACGGTAATAGATGCAGTGTTCCAAAGATATATCAACTaa
- the LOC123718334 gene encoding uncharacterized protein LOC123718334: MFGHKCSVCDRLWFKLDLKSPRAEDEQLLRVINENYNTVEDILLCNTCYQAIGRKVIPIMSTYNGFKYEKIPEVLPPLDLISERLVSPRVPFMQIRRLRHVHGQYGIYGQIINVPVEVNNMVKLLPRNVDDDYCINVHIKRKIIHRSSYLMGLVNKRTIRAWLQYLLQTPLYLFYDIKIDESFFNNNSNNEIDLEEMSEDIPVEESLTAQQKTLLWNEDMYLRIAPGEYNIPKSIIFDEHAEELSFPSIYLGHFRKFREGVNATPFAIATSELRRSDRRGVTPHHLLYLAMKIMRLRVRDSLTIAFKHVGY, encoded by the coding sequence atgttTGGTCATAAGTGCTCCGTTTGTGATCGATTGTGGTTTAAGTTAGATTTAAAATCACCACGTGCTGAAGATGAACAATTATTAAgggtaataaatgaaaattacaatacagTTGAAGATATTTTACTGTGCAACACGTGTTACCAAGCAATTGGGAGGAAAGTGATTCCTATAATGTCTACTTATAAcggttttaaatatgaaaaaataccTGAGGTTTTACCACCGCTTGACTTAATTTCGGAAAGACTTGTCTCACCACGAGTTCCATTTATGCAAATTCGACGGTTACGACATGTTCATGGGCAATATGGAATTTATGGACAAATCATTAATGTACCAGTCGAGGTAAACAATATGGTAAAACTCTTACCCCGTAATGTCGATGATGATTACTGTATTAACGtacacattaaaagaaaaataatacatagatcAAGCTATTTAATGGGACTAGTTAATAAAAGGACAATTCGTGCATGGCTTCAGTATTTGCTTCAAACtccactttatttattttacgatattaaaattgatgaaAGCTTCTTcaacaataatagtaataatgaaatCGATCTAGAAGAAATGAGTGAAGATATACCGGTCGAAGAGAGTCTAACAGCACAACAGAAAACTCTACTTTGGAATGAAGATATGTATTTACGGATCGCTCCTGGAGAATATAATATTCccaaaagtataatttttgatgaacATGCCGAAGAACTTTCTTTCCCATCGATTTATTTGGGTCATTTCCGAAAATTCAGAGAGGGAGTAAATGCAACACCGTTCGCAATAGCAACTAGCGAATTACGAAGATCAGATCGGCGTGGAGTTACTCCAcatcatttattatatctagCAATGAAAATTATGAGGTTAAGAGTTCGTGACTCGCTTACGATTGCATTTAAACATGTGGGATACTAA